The sequence below is a genomic window from Chthoniobacterales bacterium.
CAGCCGCTTCAGCCCGATGTAGAGAAACAAATCCGGCCGGGCGCGGATCGCCTCGAAAGCGAGGTCGTGGTAGAGGCGGTTCAGCGCGGCATCGTCCTTCGCGAGCGCCTTCCAGAGCGGCCGCTCGGGATGATTCTCCGGCTCGCGGAGGAAGTCGTGCACCTGATCGTCCTCGTCGTTGTAAAAATCGAGCCGCGCTCGCTTTTCGAGCACAAGGTCGCGAATCTGCGCCTTGTATTCGGCGTGCTTCGGCGTGTCGACCTGCGTGAGCGGGAAGACCGTCGTGTAAAGCAGCCACGCGCTCTGGTCGTCGTCGCCCACCGTCAGGCCCGCGAAAAACAGTGCCGCGAGCGCGACCCATTCCCGCCAGCGCAGCACGCGCCACGCCGCCACGATCACCAGCGCGATCGCGATGCCGGGCCAGAAGAATTTCACCGACGGCTTCGTGAGCACCATGATCGCGAGCGGCACGAAGAACGCCCACCACAGCCGCCGCGCTCGCGCGAGGTCTGCCTGGCTCACCCACGCCGCCCAGCCCGCCATCGCCCACACCACGCAATCGAAGTAGATCGTGTCGGCGATGAGCTCGTGCTCATACCACAGGAAGACCGGCAGGCCGGCGTAGAGCACGGTGAGCGGCACGAGCAGCACCTTCCACCCCGCGAAGATGCGCCGCACGAAATACGCGAAGGCCACGACCGTCGCGAGGCCCAGGCCAGCCTGGATCCACGCAACCGCGCGCAGCGCCGAGCCGGGAAGGATCGTGATCGGCAACAGAAAGAGCGGGTAGAGGTATCGCCGCTTCTCGTTGAGACTGAAATACCCCTCGGTGAGCGCGCCATTCGTGAAGCCGAAATAGCTCCGCGAATCGCTGCCCCAATAGGCGTAGGGCGAGTAATGAAGCAGGATGAGTCGGAGCGCGGCGCCGAAAAGCAGCGCCGGAATGGCCCATAGCAGGGCGTCCCGCAGGAGCGGATGCCGTTGCCAGAACCGGGAGATCGCGCTCATCGCGAAGGGCTCGCGAACCCGTATTTCACGATCGCCACGAGCGCGCGCACGCCGTCCTTCCAGCCGATTTTCTTGCCCTCGGCGTAGGTGCGGCCCCGGTAGCTCACGCTTACCTCGTAGATGCGCACGCCGAGGCGGGCGACCTTGGCCGTAATCTCCGGCTCGAGACCAAAGCGGTTCTCCTCGATCGTGAATCGATCGATCACCGGCCGGCGAAACACTTTGTAGCAGCACTCCATGTCGGTAAGATTCAGGTTCGTCACCATGTTCGAGAACAGCGTGAGCACATTGTTCCCCAGCGAATGCCAGAAATAGAGCACGCGATGCGCCTCGGAGCCGATGAAGCGCGAGCCGAACACCACGTCCGCGTGATCGTCGAGAATCGGCCGGATCAGGCGCGGATAATCCGCGGGATCGTATTCCAGGTCGGCATCCTGGATCAGCACGATGTCCGCCTCCGCTTTGGCCAGGCCGGAGCGCACGGCGGCGCCCTTGCCGGCATTGCGTTCATGCCGCAGCACCGTGATGCGGGAGTCCTCCGCCGCGAGGGCCTGCGCCGCCGCGTGCGAGGCATCGGTCGAGCAATCGTCCACGATCACGACCTGCGCCACGCAGGGCTGCCTCAGCACCGCACCGACCACCCGGGGCAGCGTGGCAGCCTCGTTGAAAAGCGGAATCACGACGCTGACACAGCGGGGCTCGGGATCGGAATCTGGCATCGGAACCCCGGAGATTGGAGGGGTTTTCGTGATTTTGCAAATTGCGTCTCATGACAAATGAGTAATTACCGCGGCCGCATCGCCCCCACCCCGACCGGCCTGCTGCACGCGGGCCACGCCGGAACGTTCCGCCTCGCCCACGACCGGGCTCGCGCCGCTGGCGGACACCTCATCCTGCGCGTGGAGGATCTGGACCCTCCCCGCTGCCGGCCGGAATTCACCGCCGCCTGTCTCGAGGACCTCGCGTGGCTCGGCCTCTCCTGCGACGAAGGTCCGATTTTTCAGAGTCAACGCCGGGAGGTCTTCCTCGAGGCATGGCGA
It includes:
- a CDS encoding glycosyltransferase family 2 protein; the encoded protein is MPDSDPEPRCVSVVIPLFNEAATLPRVVGAVLRQPCVAQVVIVDDCSTDASHAAAQALAAEDSRITVLRHERNAGKGAAVRSGLAKAEADIVLIQDADLEYDPADYPRLIRPILDDHADVVFGSRFIGSEAHRVLYFWHSLGNNVLTLFSNMVTNLNLTDMECCYKVFRRPVIDRFTIEENRFGLEPEITAKVARLGVRIYEVSVSYRGRTYAEGKKIGWKDGVRALVAIVKYGFASPSR